The proteins below are encoded in one region of Aspergillus nidulans FGSC A4 chromosome III:
- a CDS encoding uncharacterized protein (transcript_id=CADANIAT00005489), translating to MAPRKNETLVSSSPKKSYAEVAKAPPPPPKPMVERIPSLARFFLVVISSLALSSTLFTLTSPITLGELGSVSRHLEEWWEVGGLMSWKAVEVALAWALGFDGRDVLNFVFLIHLPTYALLSSFYGLRPTAVLASYAIVLISSAVPFALLRKPSSVHNLARAPSTAVSNRGILQDWGITVYTTILATAIYAVTLYFSYQTWLPAQLVVHFERLPSVTRVHAGPAGLPTLFLSLLPAGWAARDFLFVSSAGTPAVQDTEIEKGKSVLPQQGEYLASTVYRKTWGALSWRTRVLIKRTVTLATVLMANTIIQVAGTVSGASFQGASVWGFVWTTATLVVGLVYGWIEAVDGL from the exons ATGGCTCCCCGTAAGAATGAAACTCTCGTCTCGTCGAGTCCGAAAAAGTCCTACGCCGAAGTCGCGAAAgcgccccctcctcctccgaaGCCCATGGTTGAGCGCATTCCGTCACTGGCGCGCTTCTTTCTAGTGGTAATCAGTAGCTTAGCACTCAGCTCAACTCTGTTTACTCTCACGTCTCCAATTACCCTCGGCGAATTGGGTAGTGTGAGCAGGCATCTTGAGGAATGGTGGGAAGTGGGAGGTTTGATGTCATGGAAAGCTGTCGAGGTCGCGTTAGCTTGGGCATTGGGTTTCGACG GACGCGACGTTCTAAATTTCGTGTTCCTGATCCACCTGCCAACTTACGCTCTGCTCTCATCCTTCTACGGACTCCGACCAACAGCCGTTCTCGCATCTTATGCAATCGTGTTAATCTCTAGCGCTGTACCATTTGCTCTTCTGCGCAAGCCTAGTTCCGTTCATAACCTCGCCCGCGCCCCTTCCACCGCCGTCTCCAACCGGGGCATCCTCCAAGACTGGGGCATCACCGTATACACGACCATTCTCGCTACAGCCATCTACGCCGTCACCTTATATTTTAGCTATCAGACCTGGCTCCCCGCGCAACTAGTTGTGCATTTCGAGAGACTCCCGAGCGTCACTCGAGTCCACGCCGGCCCTGCCGGCTTACCgactcttttcctctctcttctcccagcGGGTTGGGCAGCGAGGGACTTCCTTTTTGTCAGCTCTGCGGGCACCCCGGCCGTACAGGATACCGAGattgaaaaaggaaaaagcgTCCTTCCTCAGCAGGGAGAGTACCTTGCCTCCACCGTCTATCGGAAGACTTGGGGCGCGCTTTCATGGAGGACCAGGGTGCTTATCAAGCGAACGGTGACTCTAGCCACTGTTCTCATGGCCAACACTATCATTCAGGTTGCAGGGACAGTAAGCGGTGCTAGCTTCCAAGGCGCTTCGGTGTGGGGATTCGTATGGACAACGGCTACCTTGGTCGTGGGGTTGGTCTATGGTTGGattgaggctgttgatggACTTTAG
- a CDS encoding uncharacterized protein (transcript_id=CADANIAT00005491) yields the protein MPMTWNAETEARLLLGILAQVRGVLDYKALATHMGPECSVIALRQHICKLRRDAGIPASSPKKARVHHSEYTPKVSKQTTSVGTSISRVKRPYCFVDHDDEEKEDSEKDAKPIIKYEDEKKNKEEKDREPFFVDLIGDNMTVRSVWGTHVILWLNRPRELRQPSRHLVYKITFYSYQPASYGQKHKPHTQMPANRVPTGQY from the exons ATGCCCATGACGTGGAACGCCGAGACAGAAGCTAGG CTGCTTCTCGGTATTCTGGCCCAAGTGAGAGGTGTTCTCGATTACAAAGCTCTAGCAACCCATATGGGCCCTG AGTGCTCTGTTATCGCGCTGCGCCAGCACATTTGCAAACTCCGTAGGGATGCCGGTATCCCTGCCAGTAGCCCTAAGAAAGCTCGTGTTCATCACTCCGAATACACCCCAAAGGTTTCCAAGCAGACTACATCCGTGGGGACTTCGATATCAAGAGTAAAGAGACCATATTGCTTTGTcgatcatgacgatgaggaaaaggaggattCAGAGAAGGACGCTAAGCCGATAATCAAatacgaagacgagaagaagaacaaggaggaaaaggataGGGAGCCCTTTTTTGTGGATCTC ATTGGGGATAATATGACCGTCCGCTCGGTATGGGGAACTCATGTTATTTTGTGGTTAAACAGGCCTCGGGAACTTAGACAGCCCAGTCGGCATCTTGTCTACAAAATCACGTTTTATTCTTACCAGCCCGCCT CGTATGGGCAAAAGCATAAACCGCATACTCAAATGCCGGCAAACAGAGTTCCCACGGGCCAGTACTAG
- a CDS encoding protein phk (transcript_id=CADANIAT00005487), producing the protein MPGEVIERPNPAPKPSHVPDLVEKLIIPAQKTKLEKSDCDALHKYRRAAAYIAAGHWGTCPGLILVYSHLNYLIKKQNLDMLYVVGPGHGAPGLLASLWLEGSLGKFYPQYTKDKEGLHNLISTFSTSAGLPSHINAETPGAIHEGGELGYALSVSFGAVMDNPDLIVTCVVGDGEAETGPTATSWHAIKYIDPAESGAVLPILHVNGFKISERTIFGCMDNREIVCLFTGYGYQVRIVEDLEDIDNDLHSAMSWAVEEIRNIQKAARSGKPIMKPQWPMIVLRTPKGWSGPKELHGQFIEGSFHSHQVPLPNAKKDDEELQALQKWLSSYKPDELFTESGDVIDEILSIIPSDDKKLGMRPEAYKTHLPPDLPDWRQFCVKKGDQFSAMKAIGSFIDQVFVKNPHTVRLFSPDELESNKLSAALSHTGRNFQWDEFSNAKGGRVIEVLSEHLCQGFMQGYTLTGRTGIFPSYESFLGIIHTMMVQYAKFAKMAKETAWHHDVSSINYIETSTWARQEHNGFSHQNPSFIGAVLKLKPYAARVYLPPDANTFLTTLHHCLKSKNYINLMVGSKQPTPVYLSPEEAESHCRAGASIFKFCSTDGGLRPDVVLVGIGVEVMFEVIKAAAILRERCPELRVRVVNVTDLFILENEGAHPHALKHEAFDNLFTEDRSIHFNYHGYVNELQGLLFGRPRLDRATIKGYKEEGSTTTPFDMMLVNEVSRYHVAKAAVTGGARFNEKVKLRHQELCSEFDHNIAETRKYIMNNHQDPEDTYNMPSFN; encoded by the exons ATGCCAGGAGAAGTCATCGAGCGACCAAACCCGGCGCCAAAGCCGTCGCATGTCCCCGATTTAGTAGAAAAACTCATAATTCCCgcgcagaagacgaagctggagaaaagcGATTGTGATGCGTTGCACAAGTATCGTCGCGCGGCGGCGTATATTGCTGCTG GACACTGGGGAACATGTCCTGGGTTGATCCTCGTTTACTCTCACCTGAACTACCTGATCAAGAAGCAGAACCTCGATATGCTGTATGTTGTTGGGCCAGGGCATGGAGCACCGGGCTTGCTAGCATCGTTGTGGCTTGAGGGCTCGCTGGGGAAGTTTTATCCGCAGTATaccaaggacaaggagggTCTGCACAACCTCATCTCGACGTTCAGTACCAGTGCCGGACTGCCTAG CCACATCAATGCTGAAACACCCGGCGCTATccacgaaggaggagagcTGGGCTATGCGCTGTCTGTCTCCTTCGGCGCAGTCATGGATAACCCCGATTTGATTGTAACATGTGTAGTTGGAGACGGAGAGGCGGAAACTGGTCCAACAGCCAC ATCATGGCATGCGATCAAGTACATCGATCCAGCTGAGTCAGGAGCCGTGCTTCCAATCCTGCATGTGAATGGCTTCAAGATCAGTGAGCGCACTATTTTTGGGTGCATGGATAACAGGGAGATAGTCTGCCTGTTCACAGGGTACGGGTATCAGGTGCGCATTGTCGAGGACCTCGAGGACATCGACAACGACCTTCACAGCGCTATGTCCTGGGCGGTTGAGGAAATCCGTAATATTCAGAAAGCAGCGCGCTCCGGAAAGCCTATCATGAAGCCTCAATGGCCCATGATTGTCTTGCGAACGCCCAAG GGTTGGTCAGGGCCGAAAGAGCTGCATGGCCAGTTCATCGAAGGATCGTTCCACTCCCACCAGGTTCCCCTCCCTAATGCTAAGaaagacgatgaggagctCCAGGCTCTGCAGAAATGGCTTTCCTCTTACAAACCCGATGAGCTGTTTACCGAGTCTGGCGACGTTATCGACGAAATCCTATCCATTATTCCTTCGGATGATAAGAAACTCGGCATGAGACCCGAGGCCTACAAGACTCATCTACCGCCGGACCTCCCTGACTGGAGACAGTTCTGCGTGAAAAAAGGGGATCAGTTCAGCGCAATGAAGGCCATTGGTAGCTTCATCGACCAGGTTTTCGTCAAGAACCCGCATACCGTCCGGTTATTCTCACCCGACGAGCTGGAAAGCAACAAGTTGAGCGCTGCCCTATCACATACGGGAAGGAATTTCCAGTGGGATGAGTTCTCGAATGCAAAAGGTGGGCGGGTGATCGAGGTCCTGAGTGAGCATTTGTGTCAGGGCTTCATGCAGGGGTATACATTGACCGGCCGGACGGGCATCTTCCCATCATATGAGAGTTTCTTGGGTATTATACATACCATGATGGTCCAGTATGCCAAGTTCGCAAAGATG GCTAAAGAAACGGCATGGCACCATGACGTGAGTAGTATCAACTACATCGAGACCAGCACCTGGGCCCGACAGGAGCACAATGGCTTCTCTCACCAAAATCCATCCTTCATCGGCGCGGTTCTCAAACTGAAGCCGTACGCCGCCCGCGTCTACCTGCCTCCCGACGCCAACACATTTCTTACCACTTTGCACCACTGCCTGAAATCAAAGAATTATATCAACCTCATGGTCGGCTCAAAGCAACCCACCCCAGTCTACCTGAGCCCCGAGGAAGCGGAAAGCCACTGCCGAGCCGGAGCCTCGATCTTCAAGTTCTGCAGTACCGACGGTGGGCTCCGCCCGGATGTCGTACTCGTTGGAATCGGTGTTGAGGTCATGTTCGAAGTTATCAAGGCGGCAGCCATACTGCGAGAACGATGCCCTGAGCTGCGTGTTCGTGTAGTCAACGTGACGGATTTATTCATTCTCGAGAACGAGGGTGCCCACCCCCACGCCTTGAAGCACGAGGCCTTCGACAACCTCTTCACCGAGGATCGCTCCATCCATTTCAACTATCATGGATATGTGAACGAACTCCAGGGCCTGCTCTTTGGCCGCCCTAGGCTCGACCGGGCAACCATCAAGGGATATAAGGAAGAGGGAAGCACCACAACTCCATTTGACATGATGCTTGTGAATGAAGTATCGCGGTACCACGTCGCGAAGGCAGCCGTCACGGGAGGAGCGAGGTTCAATGAGAAAGTCAAGCTGCGGCACCAGGAGCTTTGCTCTGAATTCGATCATAACATTGCTGAGACGCGCAAGTACATCATGAACAATCATCAAG ATCCCGAAGACACATACAATATGCCCTCATTTAACTAG
- a CDS encoding ATP-binding protein (transcript_id=CADANIAT00005490) codes for MFSRSIQRYLVSSTRARPWLPPRRPGRVCAMFSGQNFTQSAIPGAPDPQDQPNQDDGKGKDNDQEPNLKSTILKMLESAATTFASIAVLGIAGYSYHKYYKYLILQKMENAFEPGDPALEVAGVGAKQYNHEEHWLVRDEQHKIDQIISGGIPGHYFLLIGEKGTGKTSMLLEAMRKINGDGCAIFDAHGDQEIFRIRLGKALDFEFHEDYIGSLFSIKGPRDTTALLDIERAFNKLEKVAMKRRSNGKAPLVLIINSTHMVRDDPDGQDLLEMIQQRAEQWAASNLVTTVFNSDDYWVYERLKRYATRMETIPVVDLPKEKAMAALRKYRKDYFNEHLSDEVLKAVYDKVGGRLSYLSRVAKAPDFMKLCNDICEAEKTWFLNKCWILGEEMDDDVMDQQKYASAAMVMAKALVDKEKAMEKTYDEEKGHILPEIPLHEARQIMTRADFIQSYDHENVFTINSRAMVRADSVPMQHAFREVCSQPGFEEHLEATLERISAIESLGRTRELTIKDLWDHGKYQIAMRDTKGREQGTLEFFTKPVEKDDD; via the exons ATGTTTTCGCGCTCCATTCAGCGATACCTGGTTTCTTCAACTCGAGCGCGCCCATGGCTCCCACCGAGGCGGCCCGGTAGGGTGTGCGCGATGTTTTCTGGCCAGAATTTCACACAGAGCGCAATCCCTGGAGCTCCTGATCCTCAGGATCAGCCGAACCAAGACGACGGTAAAGGCAAAGACAATGACCAGGAGCCTAATCTCAAATCGACCATCCTGAAAATGCTGGAGTCAGCGGCAACGACTTTCGCGTCAATTGCTGTCTTAGG CATTGCTGGGTACTCATACCATAAATATTACAAGTATCTCATTCTTCAGAAGATGGAGAACGCTTTTGAACCAGGTGACCCTGCGCTTGAGGTTGCCGGCGTGGGTGCGAAGCAGTATAACCATGAGGAGCACTGGTTGGTTCGAGACGAGCAACACAAGATCGACCAGATCATCTCCGGTGGGATCCCGGGCCATTACTTCCTGCTCATCGGTGAGAAAGGTACTGGGAAGACTTCTATGCTTCTGGAGGCCATGCGCAAAATCAATGGAGACGGGTGCGCAATTTTCGATGCTCATGGTGATCAGGAGATTTTCCGGATCCGGCTTGGGAAAGCGCTAGACTTCGAGTTTCATGAAGA TTACATCGGTAGCCTCTTCAGCATTAAAGGACCGAGGGATACCACCGCCCTCTTGGATATTGAGCGTGCATTCAACAAGTTGGAGAAAGTCGCAATGAAAAGGAGGTCTAATGGGAAAGCTCCGCTTGTACtgatcatcaacagcacACACATGGTCAGGGACGACCCCGATGGCCAAGACCTTCTTGAGATGATCCAGCAAAGGGCCGAGCAGTGGGCAGCCAGTAACCTTGTTACAACAG TTTTCAACAGTGATGACTACTGGGTTTATGAAAGACTAAAGCGTTACGCAACCAGGATGGAAACCATCCCAGTGGTGGACCTCCccaaagaaaaagcaatggCAGCGTTGAGAAAATACCGCAAAGACTACTTCAACGAGCACCTATCTGATGAAGTCCTCAAAGCAGTCTACGACAAGGTTGGAGGCCGCCTATCGTACCTCAGCAGGGTTGCAAAGGCCCCGGATTTCATGAAGCTATGCAACGATATCtgcgaagctgagaagactTGGTTCCTCAACAAATGCTGGATCCTTggagaggagatggatgacGATGTCATGGACCAGCAAAAGTATGCT TCTGCGGCTATGGTGATGGCAAAGGCGCTGGTGGATAAGGAAAAAGCGATGGAGAAAACGTAcgacgaagagaaaggccATATACTTCCGGAAATACCACTTCACGAGGCACGACAGATTATGACCAGGGCCGACTTCATCCAGAGCTATGATCACGAGAATGTCTTCACCATCAACTCGCGCGCGATGGTTCGGGCCGATTCGGTACCTATGCAGCACGCGTTCCGCGAAGTCTGCTCCCAGCCCGGATTTGAAGAGCACCTGGAAGCCACCCTTGAGCGTATTAGTGCTATTGAGAGCTTGGGCCGCACCAGAGAACTAACGATCAAGGATCTCTGGGATCATGGAAAGTACCAGATAGCGATGCGGGATACCAAGGGTCGCGAGCAGGGGACTTTGGAGTTCTTCACCAAACCCGTGGAGAAAGATGACGACTGA
- a CDS encoding RTA1 domain-containing protein (transcript_id=CADANIAT00005488): MSDSNLDISNYILPNGTVPYEVRRQLQTGCHAYIDGIGTPYGYVPSLAAGIVFLVLFGLTMVGQTVQFAWKRTWWCAVFAVGSLTEVIGWAGRTWSAECPYNTNAFLMQITTLIIAPTFYTAGVYVLLGRFIELLGRDSSILSPRVYLIIFVTCDIISLVVQAIGGGMASVAAAQENGNTTPGTNIMVAGIIFQMASITVFVLCAADFVRRTLVRRLLQNYTKTIVPLLAAMVFSVLCIYVRSIYRTIELLEGWSGYLITTERFFIALDGSMMVLAVAIFNLIHPGWFLPESGHGGKGCEDGSFTELRYLG; the protein is encoded by the exons ATGTCCGACAGCAACTTGGACATAAGCAATTACATACTGCCTAACGGCACCGTCCCTTATGAGGTCAGGAGACAGCTGCAGACCGGTTGCCATGCCTACATCGATGGGATAGGCACTCCTTACGGTTATGTCCCCTCTCTCGCAGCAGGCATCgtctttcttgtcctcttcggccTTACAATGGTGGGCCAGACAGTTCAGTTTGCCTGGAAACGGACCTGGTGGTGCGCTGTATTCGCTGTGGGAAGTCTCA CCGAAGTCATAGGATGGGCCGGGCGAACCTGGTCCGCAGAATGCCCATACAACACCAATGCTTTTCTCATGCAAATCACAACCCTGATCATCG CGCCCACCTTTTACACGGCAGGCGTCTATGTCCTCCTTGGCCGCTTCATCGAACTCCTTGGCCGCGACTCTTCAATCCTCAGCCCGCGAGTGTatctcatcatcttcgtaACTTGCGACATCATTTCGCTTGTAGTCCAAGCCATTGGCGGCGGAATGGCGTCTGTCGCCGCTGCGCAAGAAAACGGCAACACAACTCCGGGCACAAATATCATGGTCGCCGGTATCATCTTTCAAATGGCATCGATTActgtcttcgtcctctgcgCGGCAGATTTTGTCCGTCGGACCCTCGTCCGCCGGCTCTTGCAGAACTATACCAAGACAATCGTGCCGCTGCTTGCGGCGATGGTTTTCTCGGTACTCTGTATCTATGTCCGGAGCATTTATCGGACCATTGAGTTGTTGGAAGGCTGGAGCGGGTATCTTATTACCACAGAGAGATTCTTCATTGCGCTTGATGGGTCAATGATGGTTCTAGCTGTCGCCATATTCAACCTGATCCATCCCGGGTGGTTTTTGCCTGAGTCTGGACATGGAGGAAAAGGGTGTGAAGATGGGAGCTTCACGGAGCTGAGGTACCTGGGTTAA
- a CDS encoding translation initiation factor 3 subunit CLU1 (transcript_id=CADANIAT00005492), translated as MAQTNGEMEHSKESPEQITNGNNQEVVQEDDGAGGLFQISVKLPHEPYKIQVMVSSQEQVQDVRQSIVELPGTFQYTCFHLEFNGKRINDFVELSEVPGLQADSEIVLVEDPYTEKDARMHVVRLRELLGAAGDRVDTINGVNAGLSLHDSIAAEAGSEKSEKEHSLAKYDIPGSSSLKTILPRSEAPAPKTVKSISLSPWNPPPHHLRQKGHLLYLQVTTNEGEQFQITSHVSGFFVNKCSNSRFDPFPKTIPKKGSAHSLLNLISQLSPSFDAAFKELQESNNQKDLLTTFPFQNSIPSSPWLVAPPASNVNAHQPDITRSQENYLISGVDNAETLRDWNEDIVPGIFKQREPGEHQIDYGGVEGKDVVATHPDFVPVFEKLSKALRIKKHPVWDKDNQRHDLEGSVETKGLLGTDGRKYVLDLYRVTPLDVAWNEEEDGDAYPHRMSVLRLELVESYWRAKMSQYVKAEVERRRAAKAEEAAKKEKSSEDTESKEEGSEEKSEEALDQERVDISGFSLALNPDVFSGQIPQTDEEKEQWAQDEKEVRDACDFLRSKVMPELIQDLHDGDVGFPMDGQSLSQLLHKRGINIRYLGKLATLAKEKGSRLEALSTLLVQEMVVRAFKHITNKYLRNVPAPFAASCVAHLLNCLLGADVNATPRAEIDSSLREIYPEGDFSFEKVTPEALRAEIEKQVTLRYRFNLESQWFNSLRHLQLLRDIAIKLGLQLAARDFVFTKAQAEGLKVLPVANGVNGTGQDEGSKKKKKNKNGDSGSPARSAAAEKPIVTFTPDDIVNIVPLVKDASPRSSLAEEALEAGRISLMQNQKQLGQELILESLSLHEQIYGILHPEVAKLYHQLSMLYYQTDEKDAAVELARKAVIVTERTLGVDSADTILSYLNLSLFEHASGNTKVALAYIKHAMDLWKIIFGSNHPDSITTMNNAAVMLQHLKQYSDSRKWFEASLSVCESLFGKQSINTATILFQLAQALALDQDSKAAVGKMRDAYNIFLSQLGPEDRNTKEAETWLEQLTQNAVSIAKHAKDIQARRLRRINMGTRTTLGTQIQPQVGQSTADVSAPSQASNSSIDSRNIDELLKFIEGGDTSSSRTKQKKRAAASNPKLRGSKKSSA; from the exons ATGGCACAGACCAATGGCGAGATGGAGCACTCAAAAG AGTCTCCAGAGCAAATCACCAATGGAAACAACCAGGAGGTGGTCCAGGAGGACGATGGCGCTGGCG GCCTCTTCCAGATCTCCGTGAAGCTTCCTCATGAACCTTACAAGATCCAGGTTATG GTTTCCAGCCAAGAACAAGTTCAGGATGTCCGTCAATCAATCGTCGAGCTGCCCGGAACATTTCAGTACACCTGCTTCCATCTTGAGTTCAATGGCAAACGCATCAACGACTTTGTCGAGCTCTCTGAGGTTCCCGGCTTGCAGGCCGATTCAGAGATTGTTCTCGTGGAAGATCCCTACACTGAGAAGGATGCTCGCATGCACGTTGTTCGCCTGAGGGAGCTGCTTGGAGCTGCGGGTGACCGAGTTGATACCATCAACGGTGTCAACGCTGGTCTGTCCCTCCATGATTCGATTGCTGCCGAGGCTGGTAGCGAGAAGTCAGAAAAGGAGCATTCGCTTGCCAAGTACGACATCCCCGGATCTTCCTCGCTGAAGACTATTCTTCCCAGGTCGGAGGCCCCCGCTCCTAAGACCGTCAAGTCCATCTCCCTTTCTCCATGGAACCCGCCACCTCATCACCTCCGTCAGAAGGGACACTTGCTCTACCTCCAGGTTACTACCAATGAGGGAGAGCAGTTCCAGATCACCTCCCACGTTTCTgggttcttcgtcaacaagtGCTCCAACAGCAGATTCGATCCTTTCCCCAAAACCATTCCCAAGAAGGGCAGCGCGCATTCGCTTCTCAACCTGATTTCTCAGCTTTCTCCGTCCTTTGATGCTGCCTTCAAGGAACTCCAGGAATCCAACAACCAGAAAGATCTTCTGACTACCTTCCCCTTCCAAAACTCCATTCCTAGCAGCCCATGGCTTGTCGCTCCACCAGCCTCCAACGTAAACGCTCATCAGCCCGATATCACCCGGTCTCAGGAAAACTACCTCATCTCCGGTGTGGACAATGCTGAAACTCTGCGCGACTGGAATGAAGA TATCGTTCCTGGAATTTTCAAGCAGCGAGAACCTGGCGAGCACCAGATCGACTACGGTGGTGTGGAGGGCAAGGATGTTGTCGCTACCCACCCCGACTTTGTTCCTGTTTTTGAGAAGCTTTCTAAGGCCCTCAGGATCAAGAAACACCCTGTGTGGGATAAGGATAACCAGCGCCACGATCTTGAGGGTAGTGTGGAAACTAAGGGTCTTTTGGGTACAGACGGCCGTAAATACGTTCTTGACCTCTACCGCGTCACCCCACTTGATGTGGCTTggaacgaggaagaggacggcgatgCGTACCCTCACCGGATGTCAGTTCTTCGCTTGGAACTGGTCGAGTCTTACTGGAGGGCCAAGATGAGCCAGTACGTCAAGGCTGAAGTCGAGCGCCGACGTGCCGCTAAGGCAGAGGAAGCTGCTAAGAAGGAAAAGTCTTCTGAAGATACCGAGTCAAAGGAAGAGGGCTCTGAGGAGAAGTCCGAAGAAGCATTGGATCAGGAGCGTGTTGATATCTCCGGTttctctcttgctctcaACCCTGACGTTTTCAGCGGCCAGATCCCTCAAACtgacgaggagaaggagcagtGGGCCCAGGACGAGAAAGAAGTTCGTGATGCTTGTGACTTTTTGCGGTCCAAGGTGATGCCAGAGTTGATCCAAGATCTGCACGATGGCGACGTGGGCTTCCCAATGGACGGCCAGTCTCTTAGCCAGTTGTTGCACAAGCGTGGTATCAACATCCGCTACTTGGGTAAATTGGCCACCCTggccaaggagaagggctCGCGCCTTGAGGCTCTCTCTACTCTGttggtgcaggagatggTTGTTCGTGCATTCAAGCACATTACGAACAAGTACTTGCGTAACGTTCCTGCGCcgtttgctgcttcttgcgtTGCCCACCTTCTGAACTGCCTTCTCGGTGCTGACGTCAATGCGACACCGCGCGCTGAGATTGATTCCTCTCTCCGCGAGATCTACCCGGAGGGCGACTTCTCTTTCGAGAAGGTCACACCCGAAGCTCTCAGGGCagaaattgagaagcagGTTACCCTCAGATATCGCTTCAATTTGGAGTCCCAGTGGTTCAACTCTCTGCGACACCTGCAACTTCTTCGCGATATTGCTATCAAGCTTGGTCTTCAGCTTGCTGCTCGCGATTTCGTGTTCACCAAGGCCCAAGCTGAGGGCTTGAAGGTCTTGCCTGTTGCCAACGGTGTCAACGGCACCGGACAGGATGAGGgcagcaagaaaaagaagaaaaacaagAACGGTGACTCTGGTTCACCGGCTcgttccgctgctgcagagaagcCTATTGTTACCTTTACCCCGGACGACATTGTGAACATCGTCCCCTTGGTCAAGGATGCCTCTCCACGGAGTTCGCTTGCTGAGGAGGCTCTAGAAGCGGGCCGCATCTCTCTCATGCAGAACCAGAAACAGCTTGGCCAGGAGCTCATCTTGGAGTCTCTGTCTCTGCATGAGCAGATCTATGGTATTCTCCACCCTGAAGTCGCCAAGTTATATCACCAGCTGTCTATGCTCTACTATCAAACAGACGAGAAGGATGCTGCTGTCGAGCTGGCTCGGAAGGCAGTTATCGTCACCGAACGCACACTTGGTGTTGACTCCGCCGACACCATCTTGAGCTACCTCAACCTCAGTCTCTTTGAGCACGCTTCTGGAAACACCAAAGTTGCGCTTGCGTATATCAAACACGCCATGGACCTGTGGAAGATCATCTTCGGTTCCAACCACCCGGATTCGATCACCACTATGAACAACGCTGCGGTTATGCTTCAGCACTTGAAGCAGTACTCTGACTCCAGGAAGTGGTTCGAGGCATCCTTGTCAGTCTGCGAATCACTCTTCGGCAAGCAGTCCATCAACACTGCAACAattctcttccagcttgcGCAGGCACTGGCCCTTGACCAAGATTCTAAGGCTGCTGTTGGGAAGATGCGCGATGCGTACAACATCTTCCTCAGCCAGCTCGGCCCCGAAGACCGCAACACCAAGGAGGCGGAGACATGGCTCGAGCAGCTCACGCAGAACGctgtctccatcgccaaGCATGCCAAAGATATCCAGGCCCGCCGCCTGCGTCGTATCAATATGGGCACTCGGACTACTCTAGGAACCCAAATCCAACCTCAGGTTGGCCAGTCAACAGCCGATGTCTCTGCGCCCAGCCAGGCTTCTAACTCTTCTATCGACTCGAGGAACATTGATGAACTGTTGAAGTTCATCGAGGGTGGCGACACCAGCTCTTCGCGAaccaagcagaagaagcgtgCTGCTGCCAGCAACCCTAAGCTTCGTGGGTCGAAGAAGTCCTCTGCTTGA